The Musa acuminata AAA Group cultivar baxijiao chromosome BXJ3-6, Cavendish_Baxijiao_AAA, whole genome shotgun sequence region AGAGAATTATGATATAACAAGTGCTATTTCATGCATGCATAAGTTAGAATGATGATTTTCACTCATTCTCTGCTATGCCTATGTTTCCCACAAATCCTAAAAACTATTTCTTGCAGCTTTGGAAGGTGTAAAGGAGGGTTCATTAAAACCTGATTTGTTAACTTTTAGTGAATACTTGTGTTGAAGTTCAATGGTGACAATGGAACAGGGAGTCAAGGATTGATACAGAATTGATAGAGTTTCAGGGGAGGATTCAATATAAGTTTCACTAAGACTATGTCTAACACAGAAAGGAAAAGTTGTGTTCAACTTAGAGCAGACACAAAAGGTATGGCATAAGAGCTGAGCGTCTTAACTGACCCATATAAGCTGGAAAAAGAAAAGGACAGCTAAACAATCCAAGCATCATTGTGGACAACATAGTGAATAGTTTATCTTCATTCTTTTATTCATAGAGTAGGTGGTTGAGAAAATGAAGGACATGAGAGATACCAAGAGAAAGCATTACTCTATATATAACAGCTGCAATATTTCGAGCAATGGTGTCTTTGTAGATATATTTTCCAAGAAAGTTATCTTTTGCTGCCACCATAATCTTCGCAGTTGTGCCGCCACTTATTATACTAAGCGGGTACCAAAGATACACCTGCAAAATTACCACATCATATGCCTTCAGTTTGTGATTAACAAATTGAATGTCATTAGATACATAAGATCCAACAAAACAACAAGCTTTGTGAGGTTTACCCATCTCCTTTGAACACTTTTTGTGTCAGGTGACTCTAAAGCGCTTCCAACGCATATTTATTTGTGACAATGATGATGCAAACTATTATCTTTCTTATGATACGTTGCTCATCCTTAGGTGTCCAAGTATGGGTTGAACAATATCATCAAGTAGGGTTCTGCTGTGTACCAAAAATAGTTGGTCCTTTCAGCAGTTTCACTCACTCTAGTGAAGCTAATGAATCAAAAAATTGGGCTTGCCAATTGCCCTCTCCTTCATGGGCGTAGGCCTATCAACATGCTTATCTGGATTCAACTTTTCTTGAATACCTTTCTAAAGAACTAAAATTCGCTAAATTTAGTGACAAAAAATGAGCTTCCCTCTAGACTTGTAAAACCCAATGTTTATCAATCCGAAAAAAGCAATAACAAAATCAGCAAAATTTAAGGCTTTGATTGAAAATTATCATTATATTTCCTCGATCTTGAGgacagaaaagaaagagagagagaaagaagggggGGTGGGGGAATGCTGATGACACGATACGTTGGAGGTGCGGATGAAGACAACGAAACGAGGGTTGCCGTCGTCCTCGATCTTGGGGAGACGGGGAGGGGGAGGGCGCTGGGACTGCCGACCCGCCATCATCCCCCTCTTCCCCTTGGCTTCCACAACCAGCAGATTCCGCCGCCGCTGCTGACGCTTGTTGCCGGTCGTGACGCTGGCAAGGGGCGAGCCGCGCAAGAAGAAGCGGGCGTCTTCCTGAAGCAGCGCTCCTTTCGGGTTGCAGGTAGGAAGCCGAACGAGCGAGCCCATCGACATGGTCACCTcgatcctcttctcctcctctcgacCCCCGTCTCCCTCTCCCCCCTCGGTTTCTTATCCAAACGTTCGCTCTCCTACTCTGGTTCGAGTGGGGCCCGCCACAACAAACGTGGGATTGACCCAACAGACAAGCCAAGTGTCTTTAGACACCACTCGTTCACTTGCCACGTACATTTCTTTAGTGTTTTTTATGGCTCATAATATTTGGACTTACCATTACCACTAATTCTCACATTGCCTGCAAGATTGCACGGCTCATAGTATTTACTGTATTATGTAGTAAGAAATAATCATACAAGAAAGTCAAAATAGTAACAGTTGACATACTCTGTTTGAGTCAATATACTTCGTTTAACTTCAGATAACATTGGATTAAGATTTAAAATTCAGCTTCAAATTCTTTGAATCTCTCCTTCATCAATAGGAAAATGATGGGAATTAACAGTATTTTGTAGTAACAAAATGAGGTTGACCTGCAAACAAGACACAGTAACAGTTGACCTGAAATATTGTATTTGAGTCATAAATAATTCATTTGAATTCAGAATAACATTGGATTAAGAGTTGACCAACTAGCACAAAGATTTCCACGGTTCCTACCTGATTCTTTGAATGACTGTTGACTCACTCTCAGAGTCAACGTGCCGTGCCATTTCAATTGGCAAAGAGAATGCAGCAGAGCATTGTCCGTCAACAGGTCAATCAATCGCTATGTTACGTTGTTCGGCCCCTTAGGCGACCGTAGACGGTCATGGAGGCGGCAGCTCTAAGATTGGCTCGAGCAGAACGGAGTGCGCGTAGCTGTTGCTCGCGGCTGCCTTGAAATGCCACCCTGAATTCTTCCC contains the following coding sequences:
- the LOC103987153 gene encoding protein HHL1, chloroplastic → MSMGSLVRLPTCNPKGALLQEDARFFLRGSPLASVTTGNKRQQRRRNLLVVEAKGKRGMMAGRQSQRPPPPRLPKIEDDGNPRFVVFIRTSNVYLWYPLSIISGGTTAKIMVAAKDNFLGKYIYKDTIARNIAAVIYRDEKEIQKTAVKQYRVLRSATSFRYGYKLVENNNLRAAISTSNVIELPTQEELKTVLDKVKDFFGNATSDAKESFGKLTSLGSLTDEEPESQSEVKS